The Pedococcus aerophilus nucleotide sequence TGAAAGCCGCGCCACCCCAGAGACGAGGTAATTGGCATCGATTTTTGACACGCTGTTGAGTTCTCAAGGATCGGACGCACACCAGCGACTCGCCGTTTCCGGCCGGAGTGTTTGGGGCAACCGTTCAAGGTTACTCGCCTCGCAACTTGGGCGTCAAATCCGCTCTTCCTTGTCAGGAAGGCCCGGATCGAAGCGCGCTTGGCGTTCGGCGATGACTCAACTGTAGACCATGAACGGCGAGACGCCAAAATCGAGGTCCGCAACCCCCTTCTCACGGGCTGGATCGCACTGCCGGCGTGCTCTTGTGGCGCGAATCCTGTTGTGCTGCACCGGGATTCGCTTCCCTTGCCCCCACGCCCGTACTGCCGGGGTGCTGCTGGGGTGCTCCCGCCGTGCTCCCGCCGTGGTCCCACAGCGGGCCGGAGGCACCCCGGCAGCCGTCACGAGCTGCGCGGACGGCTCCAGGACCACACGTAGGCACCGTCGTCGACGGCCCGGCCACCCTCCCCCAGCTCCAGGGGACGGAAGGTGTCGACCATGACGGCGAGCTCGTCGAAGTACTCCGTACCGATCGAGGCCTCGCTCGCGCCGGGCTGCGGGCCGTGCGCGTGACCCCCGGGGTGCACCGAGATGGAGCCCTTGCCGATCCCCGATCCCTTGCGGGCCTCGTAGTCGCCGTCGACGTAGAACATGATCTCGTCGCTGTCGACGTTCGAGTGGTAGTACGGCACGGGTATCGACAGCGGGTGGTAGTCCACCTTGCGCGGCACGAAGTTGCAGATGACGAAATTCCAGCCCTCGAAGACCTGGTGCACGGGCGGCGGCTGGTGCACGCGCCCGGTGATGGGCTCGTAGTCACGCACGTTGAAGACGTACGGGTAGAGGCAGCCGTCCCAGCCGACGACGTCGAGCGGGTGGAAGGGAAGGGTGTGGATCGTTCCCACGATCCCTCCGGGGCCGTTCCCTCGGTGCTTGATGTAGACCTCGGACTCCTCGTCGGCCTTGGCCCCCACGTCCTCGGCCAGCAGGGGCCCGGCGGGACCCCGCAGGTCCCGCTCGCAGTAGGGGGCGTGCTCGAGCAGCTGCCCGTACTTCGACAGGTAGCGCTTGGGCGGGGCGATGTGCGAGTTGGCCTCGATGGCGTAGGCCCGCAGCGGGTCCTTGGTCGAGCGCCTCGGGATCCAACGGTGGGTCGTCGCCCTCGGGATGATGACGTAGTCCCCCTCGGCGACGTCGAAGGCGCCGAACACGGTCTCCACCCGTGCCCTTCCGCGCTCGATGTAGACGCACTCGTCACCCACACCATTGCGGTACCACGGGCTCGGGGCGCCGGCGACGGCATACGAGATGCGCACGTCCCCGTTGCC carries:
- a CDS encoding homogentisate 1,2-dioxygenase, with product MAHYQAMGSIPPKRHTQHRRPARGGRPGELYYEELMGEEGFSSDSSLLYHRNIPSTVVGAREWSIGDLSTTPNHPLVPRHLKLHDLFAPKDVRNTDVVTGRRLVLGNGDVRISYAVAGAPSPWYRNGVGDECVYIERGRARVETVFGAFDVAEGDYVIIPRATTHRWIPRRSTKDPLRAYAIEANSHIAPPKRYLSKYGQLLEHAPYCERDLRGPAGPLLAEDVGAKADEESEVYIKHRGNGPGGIVGTIHTLPFHPLDVVGWDGCLYPYVFNVRDYEPITGRVHQPPPVHQVFEGWNFVICNFVPRKVDYHPLSIPVPYYHSNVDSDEIMFYVDGDYEARKGSGIGKGSISVHPGGHAHGPQPGASEASIGTEYFDELAVMVDTFRPLELGEGGRAVDDGAYVWSWSRPRSS